Proteins from a single region of Mytilus trossulus isolate FHL-02 chromosome 2, PNRI_Mtr1.1.1.hap1, whole genome shotgun sequence:
- the LOC134707532 gene encoding uncharacterized protein LOC134707532, whose product MSNEENKDEITRRLEKFNPSFFQRSPSSGTVRSSFRKQHITTTTNQESAPIETNKNECETSETCIQCITPIPALSWNDIYAGDHIIFAGRIYDHHAIVVHKYPINEADETKVCLELVHATNTATKAFMASFHPFGNKAKLRKMKEEVDLTKSKVMIYVYQNTIKHFHPEEIIKRAIAEADADAEGGKGEFVYDLFVNNCEHFATWCVTGQKLSLQVRKVGMIVKMFFRNGFRGISDENQRNEKEFKSGMLCETCYERNKQLLCAEKTKIQNKNHVQIGEIIMYSYYNLWHCAVVLEIIETTEKEVRCKIAHYAFCGFWKHRTIQEDPLPIPLDGSMFVITYSKEYNVYEPQEVVKRARSRIGEQLFSFFSNDSSQFARWCKLKLHREDEKNTKRISFTT is encoded by the exons ATGAG CAACGAAGAGAATAAAGATGAAATAACAAGACGGCTGGAAAAGTTTAATCCAAGTTTCTTTCAACGATCACCATCGTCCGGCACTGTTAGATCAAGTTTCCGTAAACAACACATTACAACTACGACAAACCAAGAATCAGCACcgatagaaacaaacaaaaacgaaTGCGAGACTTCAGAAACATGCATACAATGCATAACGCCAATTCCAGCTCTTTCATGGAACGACATTTATGCAGGGGACCATATTATCTTTGCAGGTAGAATATACGACCATCACGCTATAGTAGTTCACAAGTATCCAATAAATGAAGCGGATGAAACTAAAGTATGTCTTGAATTGGTTCATGCAACAAATACGGCAACTAAGGCTTTCATGGCTAGCTTCCATCCATTTGGCAATAAAGCAAAGTTAAGAAAGATGAAAGAAGAAGTAGATCTTACAAAAAGTAAAGTCATGATTTATGTATACCAGAATACTATTAAACACTTTCATCCAGAGGAGATAATAAAAAGAGCCATTGCTGAAGCAGATGCAGATGCCGAAGGGGGAAAAGGTGAATTTGTGTATgatctttttgtaaataactGTGAGCATTTTGCTACCTGGTGCGTTACCGGTCAAAAATTAAGTTTGCAAGTGAGAAAAGTCGGCATGattgtgaaaatgttttttagaAACGGATTTCGAGGAATAAGCGACGAAAATCAACGAAATGAAAAAGAATTTAAGAGTGGCATGCTCTGTGAAACATGTTAcgaaagaaataaacaattactttgtgcagagaaaacaaaaattcagaataaaaatCATGTTCAAATTGGAGAAATTATAATGTATAGCTATTATAATTTGTGGCACTGTGCTGTCGTATTAGAAATAATCGAAACTACAGAAAAGGAGGTTCGGTGTAAAATAGCGCACTATGCGTTTTGTGGTTTTTGGAAGCATCGAACAATACAAGAAGATCCACTACCGATACCATTGGATGGTTCAATGTTTGTGATAACGTATTCCAaggaatacaatgtatatgaacCTCAGGAAGTTGTCAAAAGAGCACGTAGCAGAATTGGAGAACAACTGTTTTCATTCTTTTCAAATGATTCAAGTCAATTTGCTCGATGGTGTAAACTGAAATTACACCGAGAAGATGAGAAAAATACCAAACGTATTAGTTTCACAACTTAA